The Methanobrevibacter sp. nucleotide sequence TTATTTTAAATTGTTTTTGACAATAATATTATTAATTGTTACTTTGGCGTTAGATAACTTATACTTTGATGTATTTATATTCATTCTGTTTTCCATTATAATATTAGGGATAGCAAAAATCAGTTTAAGATCATATTTAAAATTCCTAACAATTCCTATGGCATTTCTTATAATAACATGTCTCTTCTTAATATTCTTCTTTGGTATCGGAAATGTTATTTATGAAACTGGAATTTTCGGCATTGTAGTCACTGATGACTCATGGCATTATGGTCTCTACACATTCTTTAGAGTTTTAGGATGTTTCCCTATTTTAGGTTTCCTTGCACTTACAACCCCTATTGCAAAAGTTTTCCATTGCTTGGAAACCCTCAAAGTGCCTAAGATTCTTATTGAAATCGGACTTTTAATGTATAATACAATATTCATATTCCTAAATGAAATTGACACAATGCAAAAGGCACAAAAAACAAGAATGGGTTATAATTCCTATCGGAATTCATTGGAATGCTTAGGTTCACTTATAAGCAACATATTTTTAAGGTCCTTAGATAAAAGTGAAACATTACAACACAGTTTAGATTCAAGAGGATACACTGGAGAACTTCCAGTTTATATACCACCAAAGATGGAGGAATAAAATGTTAGAAGTAAAAAATATCAAATATTCTTATAATAAAGATTATCAAGCACTTAAAGGAGTCAGCTTAAAAGTTGAAGAAGGCGAAATGGTCGCTCTTTTAGGTAAGAATGGTGCTGGAAAATCTACCTTGTTCCTTCATTTGAACGGTATCTTTGAACCTGATGAAGGTCAAGTGTTCATCGAAGGAGAGGAATTGAAATACGACAAGAAATCCTTGCTTAAATTCAGACAGAAAGTGGGAATTGTTTTCCAGAACCCAGATGATCAAATCTTTGCACCTACCGTTGAAGAGGATGTGGCATTCGGTCCTTTGAACTTAGGCTTGCCTATGGAAGAAGTTCAAAGAAGGGTGACTGAAGCTTTGGCTCGTGTTGGAATGAGCGGCTATGAGAAGAAGGCACCTCACCATTTAAGTGGAGGTCAAAAGAAACGGGTTGCAATTGCAGGAATTCTTGCAATGAAACCAAAAATCATGGTATTGGATGAACCTACTGCAGGTCTTGACCCACAAGGTGTAACAGATTTAAGCAGATTATTGAAGGAACTTAACGACGAAGGAATTACAATCATCATTTCAACTCACGAAGTTAATTTGGTTCCTAACTATGCACAAAGAGTTTTTGTATTGGTTGATGGATTACTCATTGCAGAAGGAACTCCCAAAGAGATCTTTGCACAACCTGAAATTCTTGACAAAGCTAATTTGGAAGTGCCAATCGTTACTGAACTTTTCCAAGACCTTGAAGAAGAAGGTTTTGATATGAAAGGAGATTATCCTTTAACCATTGATGAAGCAAAAGAAAAGTTCTTAGAAATCTTAAGAAACAACAATTAATTACTTATTGAATTTGAAATAAGTTAAAAATCCTATTTTTTTTTAAATCATAAAATTCATCATAACTTTAATAGACTAAGTATTACTTTTTTTGATTGGAGATAATACTTTTTAAAAAAGTCAACTATTTTTACATTAAATTTTTATTAAAAATTTACGCTTCAAATTCCTCCTATGTAAAATATAATAAGAATTGATTAAAATATAAGAAATAATGAAAAGATATACTTTAATTAATCACTTCATTAATTAAATTGAATGATAATAAAAATTATAATAATTGAAAGAATGTTATCTACATCACTTTAGCAAAAAATACAAAAGTAGTTAATTTTAAAAATTAG carries:
- the cbiQ gene encoding cobalt ECF transporter T component CbiQ, with translation MKFDMDYIAHNNELTETNPYFKLFLTIILLIVTLALDNLYFDVFIFILFSIIILGIAKISLRSYLKFLTIPMAFLIITCLFLIFFFGIGNVIYETGIFGIVVTDDSWHYGLYTFFRVLGCFPILGFLALTTPIAKVFHCLETLKVPKILIEIGLLMYNTIFIFLNEIDTMQKAQKTRMGYNSYRNSLECLGSLISNIFLRSLDKSETLQHSLDSRGYTGELPVYIPPKMEE
- a CDS encoding ATP-binding cassette domain-containing protein; the encoded protein is MLEVKNIKYSYNKDYQALKGVSLKVEEGEMVALLGKNGAGKSTLFLHLNGIFEPDEGQVFIEGEELKYDKKSLLKFRQKVGIVFQNPDDQIFAPTVEEDVAFGPLNLGLPMEEVQRRVTEALARVGMSGYEKKAPHHLSGGQKKRVAIAGILAMKPKIMVLDEPTAGLDPQGVTDLSRLLKELNDEGITIIISTHEVNLVPNYAQRVFVLVDGLLIAEGTPKEIFAQPEILDKANLEVPIVTELFQDLEEEGFDMKGDYPLTIDEAKEKFLEILRNNN